A stretch of the Malus domestica chromosome 08, GDT2T_hap1 genome encodes the following:
- the LOC139198464 gene encoding transcription factor bHLH95-like, producing MSCLEKKSIWAFPNSRTCSGGGDELLKLENVSSSCPTPTNPVEKKEVVEITESSDKAGGPGGRAGGESDHGVHTWTERERRKKMRNMFSSLHALLPHLPAKADKSTIVDESIRYIKSLEHILQTTQTQRLDKFSALPASYRELTCDTREAFLADHFHQGAQTSINLALPAALSPPPASFQTWFSPNVVMNMSGNDAQISVCSPPKLGMSTTLFYILEKHKLDVVSVHISSDRCRCMYMIHAQVGGACDNFPEALSVEDTFKLAASEMNLWLLSR from the exons ATGTCTTGTTTAGAGAAAAAATCTATCTGggcttttcccaattcaagaacttgcagtggtggtggtgatgaatTGTTGAAGCTGGAAAATGTGAGCTCTAGTTGCCCCACTCCTACAAATCCAGTGGAGAAGAAAGAGGTGGTGGAGATCACAGAAAGCAGTGACAAGGCTGGTGGGCCTGGCGGCCGCGCTGGTGGTGAATCGGATCATGGGGTACACACTTGGACTGAGAgggaaagaaggaagaagatgaggaatATGTTCTCTAGCCTTCATGCTTTGCTTCCTCATCTTCCGGCTAAG GCAGATAAGTCTACCATTGTTGATGAGTCAATAAGATACATCAAGTCTCTTGAACATATTCTccaaacaacacaaacacaaagGCTTGACAAATTTTCTGCATTGCCAGCATCATATAGAGAGTTAACTTGTGATACAAGGGAAGCGTTTTTGGCTGATCATTTTCATCAGGGAGCACAAACATCAATCAACTTGGCATTGCCGGCTGCTCTTTCGCCACCGCCTGCTTCCTTCCAGACGTGGTTTTCCCCAAACGTTGTCATGAACATGTCCGGTAACGATGCTCAGATCAGCGTTTGTTCACCACCGAAGCTAGGGATGTCGACTACTTTGTTTTACATACTGGAGAAGCATAAGCTGGATGTAGTATCTGTTCACATCTCCTCGGATCGATGTCGTTGCATGTACATGATCCATGCTCAA GTGGGCGGAGCTTGTGATAATTTTCCGGAGGCATTGTCAGTGGAGGACACATTCAAGCTAGCAGCAAGTGAAATGAACTTGTGGCTCTTGTCACGTTGA